Genomic segment of Parabacteroides pacaensis:
TACACCCATCCGGCAAATAAGCTCACCGTAACATGCACGGTAAAAGGCTACCCCCTTTATCATGCCGTGGAATGGGTCTTGCATTTTACCAACGAAAACACCGCCGATTCACCCATTATAGAAAACGTAAATGCCTGCAACCTATCTTTGCAATATCCCGCGAAAGGCAATTTCAACCTCCACTATTCGGAAGGAAGCCACATCACCCGATATGATTTCCATCCCCGTTCCGTCCGGTTAATACAAGGTGAAGCGAAACAGATGAGCCCCGAAGGAGGCCGTTCGTCACAAGGAAACTACCTCCCCTTCTTTAACATCGAATCGCCGGCCGGACAGGGCGTGGTGCTAAGTGTGGGATGGACCGGAACCTGGCAGGCGACCCTGAAGGCGGAAAACGAAAATACGGTAACCCTCACTGCCGGCATGAAGCGGATGCAAACCTTCCTCTATCCCGGCGAAACCATACGTACCCCTAGCATCAGCCTTCTTTTTTGGGAAGGAAAAGACCGGATGGACGGCCATAACCAATTCCGACGTTTTGTATTAGCACACAATACAAGAAAGATAAACGGGAACCCCGCACGCTACCCGCTGTCCGGCGGATTTAATTACCGCGATCCCGCCCCTTGCGGCGAATACTCCTGCATTACCGCCGATTACGCCATCGCCATGGTAAAAAGATACATCCAATTCGGGCTGAAGCCGGAAGTCTTCTGGCTGGATGCAGGTTGGCATACCGATGCCTCCGATTTTGAACACGGCAAATCCTGGGCTACCACCACCGGGAATTGGACGGTCGACACCTTACGCTTCCCGGAAGGCTTGCGGCCTGTTGCCGACGTGATCCACCAGGCGGGAGCCAAGTTTATGGTCTGGTTCGAACCCGAGCGCGTAGTAAAAGGCACGCAGTGGGCCGTGGAATTTCCCGAATGGATGCTCGAAAAGCCCCTGCAAGGCGACCCGAACCGGGAAGACAACACCTGGCTTTTGTTTGACCTGGGCAACCCGGAAGCCTGCCGGTGGCTATCGGAATATATAGGCGACATGCTGGAAGAAAACGGCATCGACTATTACCGGCAAGATTGTAACATAGAGCCTGCCCTCTATTGGGAAGCCAACGACGAACCCGTGCGTACCGGCATGAAAGAAATCCGGTATGTAGAAGGGCTCTACCGCTTCTGGGATTACCTGCTGGAACGTTTCCCTAACCTGCTTATCGACAACTGTGCCAGCGGCGGACGTCGAATCGACTGGGAAACCACCGGAAGAAGTGCTCCCTTATGGCGCAGCGATTATTACCACCACTACGATACCGACGGGTTGCAAAGCCAGACCTACGGGCTGGAGCTTTTCCTGCCCATACACGGCACGGGAAGCCTCCATACCGACCGTTATTCCTTCCGTTCCAGCATGAGCTCCGCCCTGATCTATAATTGGAAAGTAACCGATCCCCAGGCATCCATCCCCGAAATGCAAAGTTGCTTGAAAGAGTTCCATGCCGTCCGACCTTATTATTATGAAGACTATTACCCCCTTACTGGCACTGGTGATATTACGCGGTCCGATATTTGGCTGGCTTACCAGTTACACCGCCCCTCGGACGATAGCGGCATCGTGGTAGCCTTCCGCCGCCCCCAATCCGGAGAAAAAGAAATCAACGTCAGTCTCCGCGGAATAAGTACCCGCAAAGAATACGAAATAACTAATCCGGATACCGGGGAAACCATCCGCCTCACAGGTAAGGAACTGGCAGAGAAGATGACCTTGCGGCTCGAACAGCCCCGTTCGTCGCTCTTATTGAAATATAAACCCGTTAATACCATACAGAAATGAAAAGAAAGCTATTGTATCTTATCTTGATCCTCATCGCCTGTCCCAGACTAGGCATAGGGCAAGCCGTTACCCTGATGGGAAAACAACCGGTAGATGCCGGACGTTGGATCACCACGCATTTTGCCAAAGGAACCCTTCCCCCTTTTTCGTTTGAATACGGAGGAAAACCCTCCCAAGAATTTATCCGCAATTGGATCTATTCGGCGGAACCGCTGGAAAGTAATGACCCCGGCGAACTCAAGTACCGCTACACCTACCGCGATCCCGCCGGAAGTCTCCGGGTAGAGTGCGAGGTGAAAGGATTTACCGCCTCGCATGCGGTGGAATGGGTACTCCGTTTTACCAACACCGGGACAGCCAATACCCCCGAAATAGCGAATGTCTGCGTTTCCGACATGGTTCTCCGGTACGACCAGCCGGGCAAGTTCAACCTTCATTATGCTAAGGGGAGCTCTGCCTCCAAGGCAGACTTTGCCCCCCAGTTGAAAGTACTGGATTCCGGGGAAAACCTGTACATGCAGCCTCACGGCGGGCGTTCGTCGGATGCCGCTTTTCCGTTCTTCAACATAGAATCACCCTGCAAGCAAGGCGTGGTAGTCGGTATCGGGTGGACGGGAACCTGGTTTTCCGATGTCCGTTGTACCGACGGGCAAAGCGTCTGCCTGAAAACCGGTATCGAACGCCTCAAAGCTTACTTATATCCTCAGGAAACCATCCGTACCTCAAGTGTTTGCCTGCTGTTCTGGCAAGGTGACGACCGCATGGCGGGGCACAATGAATTCCGCCGTTTCATCCTGGCCCACCATACCCGTAAAATCGACGGAAAGCCTACCCGTTATCCCTTCTGCAAAGGATTCAACTACGGCGACCCGGCTCCTTGCAACGAATATACCTGCCTTACTGCCGACTATGCTATCGCACTTGTGAAAAGGTACAAGCAATTCAAACTCTTGCCCGAAGTCTTTTGGCTGGATGCCGGCTGGTACGACCAGGCTGCCGATGTAGCGAACCACAAGAATTGGGCCAATACGGTAGGAAACTGGACTGTAGACTCGATCCGTTTCCCGGAGGGATTAAAGCCGGTTGCCGACGAAATCCATAAAGTAGGCTCCAAGTTCATGGTTTGGTTCGAACCGGAAAGGGTCTATTACGGCTCGGCATGGGCTACCGAACATCCGGAATGGATGCTGGAACGACCCGGAGCGGACGCTTGCCTGGTCAACTTGGGAAATCCGGAGGCACGCCAATGGATGAGTAAATATATAGGCGACTTTATGGAGGCGAACGGCATTGATTATTACCGCCAGGACTTCAACATCGAGCCTGCCGGCTTTTGGGAGGCAAACGACGAACCGGGACGGCAAGGAATCTGTGAAATCAAATACATCGAAGGCTTGTATGCTTTCTGGGATTACCTGCTGGAACGTTTCCCCTATGCGTTAATAGACAATTGCGCCAGTGGCGGACGCCGTCTCGACCTGGAAACTACCTCCCGCAGTGCCCCTCTGTGGAGGACGGACTACAGTTACGGCGAACCGGACGGTTACCAGTGCCATACCTACGGGCTGAATTTCTATTTGCCGATGCACGGAACCGGCGTGTGGGGCGTTGACAAATATACATGCCGTTCCAGCTTGAGTTCTGCCGTGACGTTCAACTGGAAAGTAACCCAGCCGGGTGTTTCTATCTATGACATGCGCGACCGGCAGGCGGAGTTTGAAGAGCTGCGCCCTTACTTCCTGGAAGATTATTATCCTTTGAGCGGGACAGATAATACTACCGGCGACGATACGTGGCTGGCTTATCAGTTGTACCGCAAGTCGGACCAGAGCGGATATATCGTTGCCTTCCGCCGGAAGAACTGTCCGGATAAAGACTATACGGTAAAGCTGTCGGGACTGGAACCGGATAAAACCTACCTTCTTATCCACAAAGATACCGGCGATTCGATAAAAATGAGCGGCAAAGAACTTTCGGAAGGACTTTTGCTGACGCTGGATGAACCGCGAAGCAGCCTCATCATCCGCTACCAGGGTAACCTGTCCGCCCCCGTGCATAAACTCTCCGTAGGAGAAAAAACAGGCGTGGAAGTCCAGGCGTTGGGAGCGGAGTTCGATCCGCATTTCCTCTCGCAAAATGTGACACGTAACGACGGAGCCAAAGAAAAAGACTGGAAGAACATCATCGAGAAACGGGTCAAGGAAATGGGAATCCACCGTTTCCGTGTCATGGTACTGCCGCAATGGTACGAGCCGGAAAACGACAACGACGATCCGGAGATGATAAATTGGGACAAGTTCACCTTCGATTCCCCCGAAATGCAATCGCTTTACCGGGAGTTGGATTTGGCCCAACAACAAAACATAGAAGTTACTTTAACCCTGTGGGGTGCGCCTATCCGTCATTTCCTGGCAGGAAAAAACGGTGGGAACTGGGTGGTAGCTCCTGCCGACAATCAGGAATGGAGCGAAAACTTTTCCGCCCTGGTTCAATACCTGATAAAGAAGAAAGGGTATACGTGTATCAAAGAGATCACTCCGGTGAATGAGCCGGACTGGTCGTTCCTGGTCAACGGGAAAAGAGCTTCTACCGCAAAATATATCGAAATGTGCAAAGCCCTGGATCGTCGGTTTAAGAAAGACGGTATCCGGGATCAGGTACGTTTCAGCTTGTCCGATAATTCCGACGGAGGGTCGGGGACCCATAAATACCTGGCTGCTTGTACGCGGGAACTTCCCCAAGTAGCGGATGTGTTTAACTCCCATACTTACATCTTCGGGTACGAAACGCCCAATTCTACCATATTGGATTGGGAAAGGCAGAACTACGAACTGTCACGTTCTGCCGGCAAACCTCATTTCGTAGGCGAATTCGGCGGAAACCAATGTGTGGGAGCTACCCGGCAGAAAGACATCAACTTGTACGAACGCGGCGTGTTGATGGCACGAATTACCGTTAACCTGTTGAATGCCGGGGCAAGCGGGGTCAGCTACTGGAGCCTGATAGACCAGTATTACGGCAAGAACGACAGTTACGAAGGAATGCAGCAATTGGGCTTGTGGAAATATGTCAAGAATGCCTATGCACAAGATACGAGCTATACGGATATGAAATGCGACTATGAAGTCCGTCCCCAATACTTTGCTTACTCCTTGCTGACCCGTTTTATCCGTCCCGGAGCCGAAGTGTATCCGATCTCGACCCCCGAAGAGTTTTATGCCGGTACGGCTATTAAAAACAAAGACGGGAAGTGGGTGTATGTCTTTGCCAATGCAACGGGCACGGAAAAAAAGATCGGGCTTAGCAACCCGTATGTCCAAGGCAACAGCAGCTATAAAGTTTACAAGTACACGCAAGATGCCCTGCCGAAAGGGGACAAACAAATCTCTCCGGAGAAACGGCCCTTGAAAGTAGAAAATGAAGTATTCTATACCTTACCGGCCAATTCGGTAATCCTCCTGAAAGAAGAATAACCGCCGGTAAAGACGTCTCTGTCATCCCGCGCTTGACGCGGGATCTCCGATCGACGAAAGGCGTCCTTCCGGCAGGGAGATGGCGGGTCGTCGCCCGCCATGACAGGGGGTGGCAAATGGGCTCCGAGAGAAAGAGGGGTTGGCGAATAGGCTCCGGGAGAAAGAGATATAGGAGAATGGATTCCAAGGGAAAGAGGCGTGGGCAAATGGGCTCCGGGGAAGGTAAATTTTACGTAGGGCTTTTAGGATCATTCTGGGAAGTAGCCGGCCTTTTATCTTGGGAAGTAGCCGGCCCTTTATCCTGGGAAGCAGTTGTTCCTTCGTTCCGGGAAGAAGAAGCCGGACTTGCTGCCGGCTTTTCATCTTGTGTGTCGGAAGAGGCAGGCGCGTCGGATGCAGCCGTATTTTTAGATGTACCCTGCGAAACCGAACGAAGCGTATGCCAAGGCACTCCGCTAATCTGGCTAATCCGTTCGGTAATATTTCCTTCCCCTTCGATAATAGCACTATTTATATCGTCACGTGAAGAAGCATTCTGGAAAGCATACAACCCGAATTCCGGCAACACAGCTACAAAATGCTCCATAATTTCAGATTGGATAGACTCATAACTCGGCCAGTTCTTATTTGCGGAAAAGCAATAAATTTGTAAAGGAATCCCATTATCGTTAGGAGGCAACGTACGAACCATCAACAAAAGATCGCGGTTAATAAACGGATGCTTTTGCAAGTACAAAGTCATATAAGCACGGAATAGTCCCAAATTAGTCTCAATCGTGCCGTTTACCAACCCGTTGGGGTTATCCGTATTCACCACTTTCCCTTCCGCCTGTTCTTGCTGTTTCCGGGTGATATAATCTTGCAAGATATCGAATTTCTTCATTTCTTCCAAAAATTCCGGTGTACACTCCTGGATCGTGCCAGTCTCGATCGTATAAGAACGCATAATGCGCCGTCCTCCCGATTCAACCATCCCCCGCCAGTTAGTAAACGAACCGGAAATCAAGGAATAAGGAGGAATGGTTACAATCGTATTGTCGAAATTCTGCACTTTAACCGTATTCAACGTAATATCCATCACAATACCGTTCACGCCGTTCGAAGGCATCTCTATCCAGTCGCCGATATGAATCATGTCATTTTCGGCCAGTAATACCCCCGCAACAAACCCCAGGATACTATCCCGGAAGATCAGCAAAAGCAATGCGGCAAAAGCACCCAGGCCTGTAAGAAGGTTGGTTGGCGACTTGTTTACCAGAACCGATATGATGACGATAGCAGCCATAAAGATAAAAAATACCTGTACGATCTGTATCACCCCCTTCATCGGACGGTCGCGTAAAGCCTGGTTTTTATGAATTACAGTCTCACCTACAGCCGACAGCATCGTGTTGATGGCAATCAAAAAAACGATGATAAAATAAATCCACGTAATCTTCTGTGCGATATTCAGGAATCGGGGATCGTTTTCAAAAGCAAACGGCAAAAGGCTGATGATGATAAGGGGAGGGATCAGGCGGGCTATTTTCCGGATTACTTTCCGTTCAATCAGGATATCCAGTATGGTGACGTTCCTATATTTGCGAATTTTATTAACAAAGTAAACCAGTATTCCATGCACAGCTTTCCCTATGAAAAATGCGATGGTTAATATCAGCAGGAGATAAATTACTCCGTCTAACTGTTCTACCGCATGAGGATTGATGCCGAGGGAGGTAAGGAGATCTTTAATCCATCTCAATAACCCGTCGGCAAATTTATCCGTGTCATTCTTCATAAGTTCCGGTGTATCCATATCTATACAACCAACGGGAAGGGGTTTGGTTCAATCCGAAGTGTTGTCATATAAGATATTTTTTGATTATCCTTCAGCGATACGGCATGCTATGCTATAAACGGGATATAGCCGAATGTAGCTTTGTATAGCCTTTTATAAATGATTGAAGAGAGTATGCGTTTTCGGGAGAAGAAAATGTACCGTCAGCGAATAGGACGATTGGTACTTGCAAGCCACACTGGAATGAGGAAAGTGAGGAGATTACTGTGTGGATAGTAGGGACAATACCATGTAAGAGGTAGGGAGAATACTGTGTTACCTGTCCCCACACAGTAATCTCCCTACCTGCTACACAGTAATCTAACCACCTATTACACAGTAATCTCCCTACCACATACCTGGTAATCTCCTTACGGTCTACACAATATGGTTACTGAAAAAATAGGGCTTTGAGCCATAGCCCGGCACGGAAACTGCCGTTTTTCTTCTTTACGAGCTAAACATGAATGAAATGAAAGATATAAACCGGCTATAAAATGGGTGGGGGATGGTGGGGGATAAATGTAATTTTGAAAACTATAGAAATAAGGATGATGATATATATATTTCCTATAGTATATATATAATATATCATCATCCTATTTTATAAAAGATAGAAAAACGTATTTATCCCCCACTATCCCCCACNGTGGGGGATAAATGTAATTTTGAAAACTATAGAAATAAGGATGATGATATATATATTTCCTATAGTATATATATAATATATCATCATCCTATTTTATAAAAGATAGAAAAACGTATTTATCCCCCACTATCCCCCACCCATTTTATGGATTGAAAAGATAAGCAGAAAGAGAACAACGGGTTCTCTTCATCCGGGGGATGCTTCACTAATGAATTATAAAATAGCCAGTTATCGGGTCTGAAGATTCATCTGAATAATACTTTACCGTTTTTCCCCGAAATCAGTTTGTTGTTGCTCCACCTCTTTCAGCTTGAAAGCATTCAGTTCTTTTTGTAAGCGTTCTATTTCTTTTTCCGCCTTGCTTTTAGATGGCAGCGAGATCGATTCCGTTTGGACTTGGCCGAGCGCGGAAAGTTCTTCCTCATCATATACGAGTGGGATATCATCTGCTTGGGAACTCCATTCTATCTCTCCGGACAAAGGCATTTGCGACCCTTCAAAAAGTACACGGGCTTTTATCTTGATTTTACCGGGACGAGTGGTCGATTGAACCAAAATCGGAGCTTCTCCCCACAGTACGGGACGGGGATTAGCCATTACATTGGAACCTCCCAGGATACGGCCTTCTCCTTCGATATCAAACCGGATATAATAATTATTGAGGCGTTTCACATTCCCGTCTTTATCAGCGACGGAAGCGACAACGGTGACAAAGTCCGAACCATTGGCTTTTAGCTCCGTTCCCTGGTTATCTATGCGCAGAATAATTCTGGAAGGCCGGCGTGCAGGTGCTACTTTATGAGTGGCAACCACTTTACCGTCCATCATTCCTTCGGCCAGCATATACACTTCGTTTTGTTTGTTTTTCCCCGACAAAGCCTTATCGTCCATAAAATGATAGGCATCTTTGAAGGTGATGACCGGAGAAGGCATCCCTGAAGCAGTCTTTTCTTTCTTATAAAGATACGACTTGCCGTTCTTGAAAACCGTTAGCTTGACCTCGTCGCAATTAGAGTAAACCGTTACATCGTTAGGCGAAAACGGAGTCATTTCATGCGCAATATACACCATCGGCCCTGTTTCCGCAATCAAGTCGGAAGGCTGGGGTTCCCGTTGCGCCATAAACATATAATAAGCATACTTAGGCTGGCGGAAAACGTCCATAAGTCCGCCGTAGAACGGGTCCGGATGATACCCCCGCTGATGGTCGAACGAATGCCACAAACACCCGCCTACATGTTGGCGCCCGGTCTGGTAAAGCGCCTGATAACTGGTGTACTTATAAGGAGGATCGGCATAATGCCGGGCTTGTACCAACATCGGGACTTCTCCCCAAGCCCGGTTTACCCGGCTCGGCGAGTTATGGGAGTTCCAATCGTCTACATTATCCCCCCATTCCCGCGTGAAATAGGTTTTTGAAGGATCCGGTTGTTTGATAGCCCAATCATCGTCGCCGGTAGCCGGATGGGTAAACAATACCGGGAAAACCTCTTTCCCCCGTGCTCCGTTATCGCAACCCGCATAGCAATATGGATAAGGATATTCCGCATGGACAATATCATTTGTATTCTTGGCAAAGTCCGCCGGATACCAAGTCTCGTTCAAGATAGGCTCCCATAACCACAGGGAAGGATGGTTCCGGTCGCGGCGTACCAGGTTCCGGATATCGGAATAAACCCGCTGGGCGAAAACGGGAGCATCGTTCCAAAACTGCCAACCGGGTGTATTGTCGATCACGAAAAGCCCCAATTCATCGCAAGCATCCATAAAAGCGGGGTCTTGCGGGCAGTGGGCATTCCGGATCACTTTCACTCCGGCATCCCGTAGCTTCTTCGCATCCCGCCAGTGGGCACTGTTGGCAACCGCATTTCCTACCACGGCATAATCTTGATGGCGGTTAGCCCCGATCAAAGGCTTGTCATAAGGTTTGCCGTTTAGCCAGAACCCTTCCGCTCCTTTGAATTCGATGCTGCGGATACCGATACGCCGGCGGTATCCGTCTACTACCTTCCCTTCCCTATCCCGGATATACACGTCCAGATTGTAAAGATAGGGCGATTCCGGACTCCAGAGATGAGGATTTTTCACCACCACCTTATCGCCAACCGTGGCAGTCTTACCTGCTTTTACTTGTAATTTCTCGGAAAGAAGAGCTACCCGGTTGCCATCGGGCTCTGATATTTCAAAATCCACTAATCCGGAAAATGCTTTCTTTCCTTCATTGCGTACTTGCAATTTTAAGATCACCCTGGCACTGGTATCGCTCACGTTATCATACGCAACGAATAAGCCTCCTCCGGCAATTTCGTTCTCGTAGTTCGGATCGGTAATATGAACGGGGTTATGGGCTATTAGCCAGCAATCCCGGTAAATACCTCCGAAGTAAGTAAAATCCAATACATCCTGTGCTTTCCCCGGAGGGTAGGAGGGATCGTTGCTGTTATCGGCCCAGACGGTAATTACATTATCGCCGTTCCAGTCTATCACCTCTGTCAGGTCGGCTATGACCGGCAGATACCCTCCGAAATGCTCGGCCAGCATTTTTCCATTTGCCCAGACTTTGCATTTCCCCATGATTGCCTCGAAGTGCAAGAATAGCTTTTTCCCATTCAAAGAAGAAGCCGGCGTAAAATGTTTCCGGTACCAGACTTCTCCCTGGTAATTCATGCACCCGCTTGCCTCGGTAGGAAGATATTCGATGCCATGAGGCAAGGAAACAACCTGCCAGTCTTTGTCGTTGAAATCTTTTGCCGTCGCATCCGCCGTTTCCGGGAGATTTCCTTTGTGAAAACGCCAGGCGGGGTTCATGGAATACACTTCGCGCCCCGTGTCTTTCAACCGGAAGAACCCTGCGGTGGAGAATTGCGGCTGATGGCTCGCCCAAAGGGGAAACGCGAGCGTTAAAAAGAGAATATAAACGATTACTTTTTTCATGTGTTTATTTGTTTATTATGTTTAGTATATATGCGGAATTAAAACAGCCTGTAGCTTTTCGCTCGTGCTTCCCCTGTGATCCACCGTTTGGTCTTTTCCACCATAGGAAGCTCATAAAAAAATATCCAGTCGCTGTTATTGGTTTTGGAAGCGAGGTGGTTATGATGGTTCAGGTCGGCAATATATCCGTCGGGCTGCGACATGAAGCGGCTTTCCGAATAAACTTCTTCCAGGTTTTTGCGCATCGTATCGAATTGCAGGCATACGGCGTAAAGTTCTTTCATGGCCGTTTCTTTTTCGCCTTCCCCGGCGTTGTCGTATTTACTTAACGCAGTAATAAGCAGGGACGGGTAAACCAACAAATTATTGGTTTGTTCGTACACCTGCAAGGTATAGCGGTTCCGTAAAGCTTGTTTTTTAGCTTTTCGGATGCCGGCTTGGATAGGCTCGTATTGTTTAATCGCTTCTTGTGCCTTGGCTACTTTGTCGGCATATTTCCGGTTCCATTCTCCCGGTTTGTCTTTATCCGGCAAATCCAACAAGGTAAAGCCTTGTGTGCCCCAGGCGGGATTACGCCTGCCGGCGGTAACCAAAGCACCGTCGAAGAAGAATGCGGCGTTTTCCATTTCGTTGATGAAATTCAACAGGGAATCTGCCGGGTTCAATCCGAATTCCCTTTGGGCGTGGGCATCGTTAAACTCAGGCACAGTGCGGGCTTCTGGATTCCAGCCGTATTCTCCTTGGGCTATAAATCCGCGCCATACGGTTTCCAGGTGCGGCGACCCGTCGCCCCAAGCTGTTGCCAAAATGCCTTCCAATTGATTCTCCGCAATAAGCCGGTTGAATCCCCGGACATGATGTATCCGTGAGTTTTCTCTGGGAAGGAACGGCGAGTCTCCTGCGGACGCGGCGGTTGCTCCCATTACCCGCAATCCTTTCTGATGATACCAGTTTACTATTTTCTTATTCCCCGGTGTAAGGGCATCTTCGTATTTCCAACGCATGTAAACACATTCTTTAGGGAACAGGTTGATCCCTTCGTCTAATTTTTCCGTGTTCCATACTTTATCGATTTCTTCCTGGCTCATGTTGCTGTTGATAATTCCCCATAAATTGGCATATTTCAAGGGCATGTCATCCCAGAAGATGGGTGTCCGTCCGTGGTCTACGGCAAATTTGCAGACCTTTTGCAACCAGTA
This window contains:
- a CDS encoding glycoside hydrolase family 36 protein; its protein translation is MKNKQFNSTLSLSSRKIRTSLILMFLSILYAAGQTTLSMPRHLPPVEQWIETHFAENKIPPFSFHLDGEASGSFIKQWEYTAEKQPAGEPGVVKYKFTYTHPANKLTVTCTVKGYPLYHAVEWVLHFTNENTADSPIIENVNACNLSLQYPAKGNFNLHYSEGSHITRYDFHPRSVRLIQGEAKQMSPEGGRSSQGNYLPFFNIESPAGQGVVLSVGWTGTWQATLKAENENTVTLTAGMKRMQTFLYPGETIRTPSISLLFWEGKDRMDGHNQFRRFVLAHNTRKINGNPARYPLSGGFNYRDPAPCGEYSCITADYAIAMVKRYIQFGLKPEVFWLDAGWHTDASDFEHGKSWATTTGNWTVDTLRFPEGLRPVADVIHQAGAKFMVWFEPERVVKGTQWAVEFPEWMLEKPLQGDPNREDNTWLLFDLGNPEACRWLSEYIGDMLEENGIDYYRQDCNIEPALYWEANDEPVRTGMKEIRYVEGLYRFWDYLLERFPNLLIDNCASGGRRIDWETTGRSAPLWRSDYYHHYDTDGLQSQTYGLELFLPIHGTGSLHTDRYSFRSSMSSALIYNWKVTDPQASIPEMQSCLKEFHAVRPYYYEDYYPLTGTGDITRSDIWLAYQLHRPSDDSGIVVAFRRPQSGEKEINVSLRGISTRKEYEITNPDTGETIRLTGKELAEKMTLRLEQPRSSLLLKYKPVNTIQK
- a CDS encoding alpha-galactosidase, which gives rise to MKRKLLYLILILIACPRLGIGQAVTLMGKQPVDAGRWITTHFAKGTLPPFSFEYGGKPSQEFIRNWIYSAEPLESNDPGELKYRYTYRDPAGSLRVECEVKGFTASHAVEWVLRFTNTGTANTPEIANVCVSDMVLRYDQPGKFNLHYAKGSSASKADFAPQLKVLDSGENLYMQPHGGRSSDAAFPFFNIESPCKQGVVVGIGWTGTWFSDVRCTDGQSVCLKTGIERLKAYLYPQETIRTSSVCLLFWQGDDRMAGHNEFRRFILAHHTRKIDGKPTRYPFCKGFNYGDPAPCNEYTCLTADYAIALVKRYKQFKLLPEVFWLDAGWYDQAADVANHKNWANTVGNWTVDSIRFPEGLKPVADEIHKVGSKFMVWFEPERVYYGSAWATEHPEWMLERPGADACLVNLGNPEARQWMSKYIGDFMEANGIDYYRQDFNIEPAGFWEANDEPGRQGICEIKYIEGLYAFWDYLLERFPYALIDNCASGGRRLDLETTSRSAPLWRTDYSYGEPDGYQCHTYGLNFYLPMHGTGVWGVDKYTCRSSLSSAVTFNWKVTQPGVSIYDMRDRQAEFEELRPYFLEDYYPLSGTDNTTGDDTWLAYQLYRKSDQSGYIVAFRRKNCPDKDYTVKLSGLEPDKTYLLIHKDTGDSIKMSGKELSEGLLLTLDEPRSSLIIRYQGNLSAPVHKLSVGEKTGVEVQALGAEFDPHFLSQNVTRNDGAKEKDWKNIIEKRVKEMGIHRFRVMVLPQWYEPENDNDDPEMINWDKFTFDSPEMQSLYRELDLAQQQNIEVTLTLWGAPIRHFLAGKNGGNWVVAPADNQEWSENFSALVQYLIKKKGYTCIKEITPVNEPDWSFLVNGKRASTAKYIEMCKALDRRFKKDGIRDQVRFSLSDNSDGGSGTHKYLAACTRELPQVADVFNSHTYIFGYETPNSTILDWERQNYELSRSAGKPHFVGEFGGNQCVGATRQKDINLYERGVLMARITVNLLNAGASGVSYWSLIDQYYGKNDSYEGMQQLGLWKYVKNAYAQDTSYTDMKCDYEVRPQYFAYSLLTRFIRPGAEVYPISTPEEFYAGTAIKNKDGKWVYVFANATGTEKKIGLSNPYVQGNSSYKVYKYTQDALPKGDKQISPEKRPLKVENEVFYTLPANSVILLKEE
- a CDS encoding mechanosensitive ion channel family protein; the protein is MKNDTDKFADGLLRWIKDLLTSLGINPHAVEQLDGVIYLLLILTIAFFIGKAVHGILVYFVNKIRKYRNVTILDILIERKVIRKIARLIPPLIIISLLPFAFENDPRFLNIAQKITWIYFIIVFLIAINTMLSAVGETVIHKNQALRDRPMKGVIQIVQVFFIFMAAIVIISVLVNKSPTNLLTGLGAFAALLLLIFRDSILGFVAGVLLAENDMIHIGDWIEMPSNGVNGIVMDITLNTVKVQNFDNTIVTIPPYSLISGSFTNWRGMVESGGRRIMRSYTIETGTIQECTPEFLEEMKKFDILQDYITRKQQEQAEGKVVNTDNPNGLVNGTIETNLGLFRAYMTLYLQKHPFINRDLLLMVRTLPPNDNGIPLQIYCFSANKNWPSYESIQSEIMEHFVAVLPEFGLYAFQNASSRDDINSAIIEGEGNITERISQISGVPWHTLRSVSQGTSKNTAASDAPASSDTQDEKPAASPASSSRNEGTTASQDKGPATSQDKRPATSQNDPKSPT
- a CDS encoding glycoside hydrolase family 2 TIM barrel-domain containing protein, which translates into the protein MKKVIVYILFLTLAFPLWASHQPQFSTAGFFRLKDTGREVYSMNPAWRFHKGNLPETADATAKDFNDKDWQVVSLPHGIEYLPTEASGCMNYQGEVWYRKHFTPASSLNGKKLFLHFEAIMGKCKVWANGKMLAEHFGGYLPVIADLTEVIDWNGDNVITVWADNSNDPSYPPGKAQDVLDFTYFGGIYRDCWLIAHNPVHITDPNYENEIAGGGLFVAYDNVSDTSARVILKLQVRNEGKKAFSGLVDFEISEPDGNRVALLSEKLQVKAGKTATVGDKVVVKNPHLWSPESPYLYNLDVYIRDREGKVVDGYRRRIGIRSIEFKGAEGFWLNGKPYDKPLIGANRHQDYAVVGNAVANSAHWRDAKKLRDAGVKVIRNAHCPQDPAFMDACDELGLFVIDNTPGWQFWNDAPVFAQRVYSDIRNLVRRDRNHPSLWLWEPILNETWYPADFAKNTNDIVHAEYPYPYCYAGCDNGARGKEVFPVLFTHPATGDDDWAIKQPDPSKTYFTREWGDNVDDWNSHNSPSRVNRAWGEVPMLVQARHYADPPYKYTSYQALYQTGRQHVGGCLWHSFDHQRGYHPDPFYGGLMDVFRQPKYAYYMFMAQREPQPSDLIAETGPMVYIAHEMTPFSPNDVTVYSNCDEVKLTVFKNGKSYLYKKEKTASGMPSPVITFKDAYHFMDDKALSGKNKQNEVYMLAEGMMDGKVVATHKVAPARRPSRIILRIDNQGTELKANGSDFVTVVASVADKDGNVKRLNNYYIRFDIEGEGRILGGSNVMANPRPVLWGEAPILVQSTTRPGKIKIKARVLFEGSQMPLSGEIEWSSQADDIPLVYDEEELSALGQVQTESISLPSKSKAEKEIERLQKELNAFKLKEVEQQQTDFGEKR